The following coding sequences lie in one Enterococcus sp. 9E7_DIV0242 genomic window:
- a CDS encoding ReoY family proteolytic degradation factor: protein MDINVADKKKFLVWLVNNISFSKREIIWILNYLINHEVILNNVTFVEHVEKTERGIQIASSEIQDEPIILFIKGKMFTDTDQIFHEIRMNWKDTLYLECVFGDVFQNPDYLSILEDNPFAPWKDYVSEETVQEIEAYFKHEEQLARMNLLRNQIDQSLEDGDYEAFLELSDELNRMKTQA, encoded by the coding sequence ATGGACATCAATGTCGCGGATAAGAAGAAGTTTCTTGTTTGGCTGGTCAACAATATTTCTTTTAGTAAAAGGGAAATTATTTGGATTTTGAATTACTTGATCAATCATGAAGTCATTTTGAATAATGTTACCTTTGTTGAGCACGTTGAGAAAACAGAACGTGGGATTCAAATCGCTTCTTCTGAAATACAAGATGAACCAATTATTTTGTTTATAAAGGGGAAAATGTTTACAGATACTGATCAGATTTTTCATGAAATTCGTATGAATTGGAAGGATACCTTGTATTTGGAATGTGTGTTCGGCGATGTCTTTCAGAATCCGGATTATCTGTCTATATTGGAGGACAATCCATTTGCTCCATGGAAAGACTATGTTAGTGAAGAAACCGTGCAGGAAATAGAAGCTTATTTTAAGCATGAAGAACAGCTGGCGCGGATGAACCTGTTACGTAATCAAATCGATCAATCGCTTGAGGATGGCGATTATGAGGCGTTTTTGGAACTATCTGATGAACTTAATCGAATGAAGACGCAAGCTTGA
- a CDS encoding YitT family protein, protein MEEKNFYVKDIIIILIGTALYAFGLVNINIANDLAEGGVTGVTLILLALFKINPAYSTLLINIPLILIGGKILGKHAFYYTIVGTVSLSGFLWIFQRIPVEINLDHDLLIASLLAGLAGGIGSGLIYRVGGTTGGSDVIARILEKKYGVSMGRSLLLFDILVLTLSLSYLDVKRMMYTLIVSFVFSKIVDSVLDGAYSAKGILVISNQAEDIGEVVMHLLERGVTYLSGQGGYSQVDRKILYVVVSPSEIIEVKRIVHELDPKAFISVLNVHEAIGEGFTYAKPTKRLFKKSRAGT, encoded by the coding sequence ATGGAAGAAAAAAATTTTTATGTAAAAGATATTATTATTATTTTAATCGGAACAGCCCTCTATGCATTCGGGCTTGTAAATATCAATATTGCGAATGATTTGGCAGAAGGAGGTGTAACAGGAGTTACCTTGATTCTCCTTGCACTCTTTAAGATCAATCCCGCATACTCAACCCTACTGATCAATATTCCACTGATTTTGATCGGTGGTAAGATTCTGGGGAAACATGCGTTTTATTATACGATCGTTGGAACAGTTTCACTTTCCGGGTTTTTATGGATTTTCCAACGCATTCCGGTAGAGATAAATTTGGATCATGATCTTTTAATTGCCTCTTTACTTGCCGGGCTTGCCGGTGGTATCGGGAGCGGACTTATTTATCGTGTTGGCGGCACGACTGGCGGAAGCGATGTGATTGCTCGAATATTAGAAAAAAAATACGGTGTCAGTATGGGACGCTCCTTACTGTTGTTTGACATTTTGGTATTGACTCTCTCTTTAAGTTATTTGGATGTCAAACGAATGATGTATACTCTGATTGTTTCCTTTGTATTCAGTAAGATTGTAGATTCCGTATTAGACGGTGCTTATTCAGCAAAAGGGATTCTCGTCATCTCCAATCAAGCCGAAGATATCGGAGAAGTCGTTATGCATTTGTTAGAACGTGGTGTCACCTATCTTTCCGGACAAGGTGGTTATTCTCAAGTAGATAGAAAAATCCTGTATGTTGTTGTTAGCCCAAGTGAAATCATTGAAGTCAAACGAATTGTTCATGAGCTCGACCCGAAAGCCTTTATCTCTGTGCTCAATGTTCATGAGGCAATCGGAGAAGGCTTCACATATGCGAAACCGACAAAAAGACTCTTCAAAAAGAGTCGTGCCGGTACTTAA
- a CDS encoding nucleotide pyrophosphohydrolase, with product MEKTESLKEMQAEVDAYIKQFKTGYFSPLSQMARLTEEVGELAREINHYYGEKPKKAEEKPKTVEEELGDVLFVTLIMANSLDIDLTESFNKNMAKFNQRDKYRFERKDGKTHD from the coding sequence ATGGAAAAAACAGAATCTCTTAAAGAAATGCAGGCAGAAGTAGATGCCTATATCAAACAATTTAAAACCGGGTATTTCTCACCATTAAGCCAAATGGCACGATTGACAGAAGAGGTCGGTGAGTTGGCTCGGGAAATCAATCACTATTACGGAGAGAAGCCGAAGAAAGCCGAAGAGAAACCTAAAACAGTGGAAGAAGAGCTCGGCGATGTGCTCTTTGTGACGCTGATTATGGCCAATTCACTGGATATCGATTTAACAGAATCATTTAATAAAAATATGGCGAAGTTCAACCAACGGGATAAATATAGGTTCGAACGAAAGGATGGAAAAACACATGATTAA
- the dapB gene encoding 4-hydroxy-tetrahydrodipicolinate reductase — protein sequence MIKVAVAGFKGKMGSTAVNMVLEHADLKLVSVLDPFSEETNLNELAGYEADVPVFKTKEELLISTPDVWIDFTIPSVAYENTRFAIENSIAPVVGTTGFTEEQIQSLKKKSAELKVGGLIAPNFAVGAVLMMQFAKKAAEYFPDVEIIELHHDNKLDAPSGTALKTAEMMAEVRRTKNQGHPEEEELIAGARGADYDGMKIHSVRLPGLIAHQQVQFGGIGEGLTIRHDSYDRSSFMTGVALSCKKVVDLEELVYGLENLL from the coding sequence ATGATTAAAGTAGCAGTCGCTGGATTTAAAGGGAAAATGGGCAGTACAGCAGTAAATATGGTTCTTGAACACGCGGATCTTAAGCTTGTCAGTGTTCTTGATCCATTTTCGGAGGAAACAAATTTGAATGAGCTGGCTGGCTATGAAGCAGATGTGCCAGTATTTAAGACAAAGGAAGAGTTGCTGATAAGTACACCAGATGTTTGGATTGATTTTACGATTCCGTCGGTGGCCTATGAAAATACACGCTTTGCTATTGAAAATAGCATTGCTCCTGTGGTTGGTACGACAGGGTTCACAGAGGAACAGATTCAAAGCTTGAAAAAGAAATCTGCAGAGTTGAAGGTTGGAGGGTTGATTGCGCCTAACTTTGCTGTAGGTGCTGTTTTGATGATGCAATTTGCTAAAAAAGCAGCGGAATATTTTCCGGATGTAGAAATCATTGAACTCCACCACGACAATAAATTGGATGCACCTAGTGGAACTGCGTTGAAGACGGCAGAAATGATGGCAGAGGTACGGCGGACAAAAAATCAAGGTCACCCTGAGGAAGAAGAGTTGATTGCCGGAGCACGAGGTGCTGATTATGATGGGATGAAAATTCACAGTGTCAGACTTCCAGGCTTGATTGCACATCAACAAGTTCAGTTTGGAGGAATCGGTGAAGGCTTGACGATTCGCCACGATTCCTATGACCGTAGTTCGTTCATGACAGGTGTTGCTTTGAGCTGTAAAAAGGTCGTTGATTTGGAAGAGCTAGTTTATGGATTGGAAAATCTTTTATGA
- a CDS encoding CCA tRNA nucleotidyltransferase has translation MKLEQLPQEFVKASVVIEEIEKHGFEAYFVGGSVRDTLLGKKSHDVDIATSAYPEEIKHIFKRTVDVGIDHGTVLVLHEEDQYEITTFRTESTYQDYRRPDHVTFVRSLEEDLKRRDFTINALAMDKEGTIIDLFHGLDDLQKGVIRAVGDPKERFHEDALRMMRGLRFASQLDFEIEKETLGAIYLFHSLLAKISVERIAIEFIKMLLGKNRQKGLTSFIETECYQSCPGLKERLTGLLAFSELPNRRIEEEGQAWTLLLKELNIASSDTRDFLKCWKLSNHLIHEVAELSFGLKQRLAGEWQAQELFRLGLEQSLSVEKIVPFYGQKADCEGTERKFSELPITERKQLRITGNDLLAEIDRQPGKWLGELIDRLEAAVINREVANDREQLLAFSRDFVKVEDES, from the coding sequence ATGAAATTGGAACAACTACCACAAGAGTTCGTCAAGGCTTCTGTGGTCATAGAAGAAATAGAAAAGCATGGCTTCGAGGCATATTTTGTCGGCGGTAGTGTTAGAGATACTTTGCTTGGGAAAAAAAGTCATGACGTGGATATAGCAACTAGTGCCTATCCGGAAGAAATCAAGCACATTTTTAAACGAACAGTGGATGTTGGCATTGATCATGGGACTGTTTTGGTTTTGCATGAAGAAGACCAATATGAAATCACGACCTTTCGAACAGAGTCAACCTACCAGGATTATCGAAGACCAGATCATGTAACGTTTGTTCGCTCTCTCGAAGAGGATTTGAAACGCCGAGATTTCACAATCAATGCATTGGCGATGGACAAAGAAGGGACTATTATTGATTTATTTCATGGGCTAGATGATTTGCAAAAAGGGGTGATCCGAGCAGTAGGTGATCCTAAAGAACGTTTTCACGAAGATGCACTACGGATGATGAGAGGACTTCGCTTTGCCAGTCAACTCGATTTTGAAATTGAAAAAGAAACGCTTGGTGCGATTTATTTGTTCCATTCGCTTCTCGCTAAAATATCTGTAGAACGAATTGCCATTGAGTTTATCAAGATGTTGCTTGGAAAAAATCGTCAGAAGGGGCTGACCTCATTCATCGAAACGGAATGCTATCAAAGCTGTCCGGGGCTTAAAGAGCGATTGACTGGGCTGCTTGCCTTTTCAGAGTTGCCTAATCGAAGGATCGAGGAAGAAGGACAGGCGTGGACCTTACTGCTTAAAGAGCTAAACATCGCGAGTTCTGATACACGGGATTTTTTGAAATGTTGGAAGCTTTCCAATCATCTGATTCATGAGGTAGCAGAGCTTTCCTTTGGTTTGAAGCAACGTTTAGCGGGTGAATGGCAAGCACAGGAGCTTTTCCGATTAGGCTTGGAGCAGTCTCTTTCTGTAGAAAAAATAGTGCCATTTTATGGTCAGAAAGCAGATTGTGAGGGAACAGAAAGAAAGTTTTCAGAACTACCAATTACGGAACGAAAACAGTTGAGGATAACAGGCAATGACCTGTTAGCTGAAATTGACAGACAACCTGGAAAATGGTTAGGAGAGTTGATTGACCGACTTGAGGCGGCAGTAATCAATAGGGAAGTAGCTAACGATCGCGAGCAACTCCTTGCTTTTTCCAGGGATTTTGTGAAAGTGGAGGATGAATCATGA
- a CDS encoding thioesterase family protein, whose amino-acid sequence MTVYSKTFIVEATQTAREIGSGDLDVLATPALIAMIENTARDFLSNDLAEEETSVGTKLDIKHLRPSIVGAEILVNVNLEAKEGAKVAYSFEVYDSSKLIATGTHQRAVVVTEVFLSRL is encoded by the coding sequence ATGACTGTTTATTCGAAAACCTTTATTGTGGAAGCAACCCAGACTGCACGAGAAATTGGTTCTGGTGATCTAGATGTATTGGCAACCCCGGCATTGATTGCGATGATAGAAAATACCGCACGTGATTTTCTGAGCAACGATTTGGCAGAGGAAGAGACAAGTGTGGGCACAAAGCTTGATATAAAACATTTACGACCATCAATTGTAGGTGCTGAGATTTTGGTGAATGTGAATTTAGAAGCAAAAGAAGGGGCTAAAGTAGCGTATTCATTTGAGGTATATGACAGTTCCAAACTGATTGCCACAGGCACACATCAGCGTGCTGTTGTAGTGACAGAGGTCTTTTTAAGTAGGTTATAA
- a CDS encoding PadR family transcriptional regulator, with protein MKQSQNSMTETTFLILLSLVKEKHGYGVIKEIEERTQGRVTIAAGTLYTAFDILKKKQWIEETSKSEGRRKNYRLTLAGKNALKEERRRLEENLHLYDQIIGGN; from the coding sequence ATGAAACAGTCACAAAATTCGATGACAGAGACAACTTTTTTGATCCTGCTTTCGTTAGTTAAAGAGAAACACGGGTATGGTGTGATCAAGGAAATTGAAGAGCGGACACAAGGGAGAGTAACTATTGCTGCGGGTACATTGTATACGGCTTTTGATATTTTAAAAAAGAAACAATGGATTGAAGAAACCAGTAAAAGTGAGGGAAGACGTAAAAACTATCGCTTAACACTAGCTGGAAAGAATGCTCTAAAAGAAGAACGCAGACGTTTGGAAGAAAATTTACATCTTTACGATCAAATAATAGGAGGGAACTAA
- a CDS encoding DUF2812 domain-containing protein, whose amino-acid sequence MGKFRLWISPRFEENFINKQAQLGRKLVQISPFSLLVPLEIHYYKFEKTKDTYLFKNDMRHFKTKEEQVEYLQLMADDGWELFKGNYTPDYWGMQSYYFFRVNTDRDNDIYSDQTTKLINNYNVASYFLMVSLIFLFLCLIFPYYQNRPISDNLLSVLLSFIFPITAFVMFIASAVTRWMIRRKLKELAVTEGEI is encoded by the coding sequence ATGGGAAAATTTAGATTATGGATTTCACCAAGATTTGAAGAAAATTTCATTAACAAGCAGGCGCAACTTGGCAGGAAGCTCGTTCAAATTAGTCCTTTCAGCTTATTAGTTCCTTTAGAAATCCATTACTACAAATTTGAGAAAACAAAAGATACTTATCTTTTTAAGAATGATATGCGACACTTCAAAACGAAAGAAGAGCAGGTGGAGTATCTACAGTTGATGGCTGATGATGGATGGGAATTATTTAAAGGAAATTATACACCTGATTATTGGGGGATGCAGAGCTATTACTTCTTTCGGGTCAATACGGATAGGGACAATGATATTTATTCAGACCAAACAACGAAACTGATCAATAACTATAATGTAGCAAGTTATTTCTTGATGGTTAGCCTTATATTCTTGTTTCTGTGTCTCATTTTCCCTTACTATCAAAATCGTCCAATTTCAGATAATCTCTTAAGTGTTTTGCTTTCATTCATTTTCCCGATTACAGCATTTGTGATGTTCATTGCTTCAGCTGTTACAAGGTGGATGATTCGACGAAAACTAAAAGAGCTGGCAGTGACAGAGGGAGAAATTTAA
- the aroE gene encoding shikimate dehydrogenase: protein MENTITGHTRLIGLFAEPIRHSVSPMIQNTALQALDIDAVYLAFELGEDRLISAIESIRTLEMLGANLSMPHKMAAVPLMDELSEAAKLVGAINTIVNDNGRLIGYTTDGTGFMRSLKDQEIDIIGKKMTIIGAGGAATAIIVQAALDGVKEIAVYNRKDEFFEKVKEKLRYIEAHTSCIIHLHDLANSDELAADVSDSSLLVNATGVGMKPNLAASPIEDFSILRADLPVYDVIYTPRETTLLKEAKARGTKAVNGLGMLLYQGAAAFELWTGKEMPIEKVKPIIENS from the coding sequence ATGGAAAACACGATTACAGGTCACACCAGACTGATTGGACTCTTCGCAGAGCCGATTCGTCACAGCGTTTCACCGATGATTCAAAACACAGCGCTTCAAGCACTGGATATCGATGCAGTCTATCTGGCCTTTGAGCTAGGAGAAGATCGTCTGATATCAGCCATCGAATCAATTCGTACCTTGGAAATGCTAGGTGCAAACTTATCCATGCCACATAAGATGGCAGCAGTTCCGTTGATGGATGAGTTGAGTGAAGCTGCCAAGCTGGTAGGAGCGATCAATACGATCGTAAATGATAACGGCAGACTGATCGGGTATACAACGGATGGAACAGGCTTTATGAGGAGCCTGAAGGACCAAGAAATCGACATTATCGGGAAAAAAATGACGATCATTGGTGCGGGTGGTGCAGCAACTGCTATTATTGTACAAGCGGCTTTAGACGGCGTAAAAGAGATTGCTGTCTATAATCGCAAGGATGAATTCTTTGAAAAAGTAAAAGAAAAGCTTCGCTACATTGAAGCCCATACGAGCTGTATCATTCATCTACACGATTTAGCAAATTCAGATGAGCTGGCCGCAGATGTGAGCGACAGTAGCTTGCTGGTAAATGCTACAGGTGTTGGAATGAAACCAAATTTGGCGGCATCGCCAATTGAAGATTTCTCGATTTTACGAGCGGATCTTCCAGTATATGATGTGATTTATACACCTAGAGAGACAACGTTGCTGAAGGAAGCCAAGGCGAGAGGTACGAAAGCTGTAAATGGTTTGGGCATGCTTCTCTATCAAGGCGCAGCAGCATTTGAATTATGGACAGGCAAAGAAATGCCAATTGAGAAAGTAAAGCCAATTATTGAAAATAGTTAA
- the aroF gene encoding 3-deoxy-7-phosphoheptulonate synthase, with the protein MIVIMKASATKEQVDSIIKRVKKEGLDVQINQGKDHVVIGLLGDTRKMQDVAFNSYEGVENTVRISNTYKLTSREFHPQDTVVDVDGVKIGNGEFVTMAGPCSIEGLDQIRECARIAKAGGAQILRGGAFKPRTSPYAFQGLEEEGLKYIRQAADELGMKVITEVMDEGHIDMVAEYSDILQIGARNMQNFKLLASVGKTGKPIGLKRGISGTIDEWLNAAEYIAVQNNNNVIFIERGIRTYETATRNTFDLSAVPLIKKLSHFPIIVDPSHGTGIWDLVPPMARAGVAAGAAGMIVEIHPDPANAWSDGPQSLNEKTYLKMMKEVDIMEKAMKEINAL; encoded by the coding sequence ATGATCGTTATTATGAAAGCAAGTGCTACGAAAGAACAAGTGGATTCAATTATAAAGAGAGTGAAAAAGGAAGGTTTGGATGTTCAAATCAATCAAGGCAAGGATCACGTGGTTATCGGGTTATTGGGAGACACAAGAAAAATGCAGGATGTTGCGTTTAACAGCTACGAAGGTGTCGAAAATACAGTGCGTATTTCAAACACTTACAAATTGACATCAAGAGAATTTCACCCTCAAGACACAGTAGTTGATGTCGATGGAGTGAAGATCGGAAATGGTGAATTTGTGACAATGGCAGGACCTTGTTCAATCGAAGGGTTGGATCAAATCAGAGAATGTGCACGAATCGCCAAGGCTGGTGGGGCTCAAATATTACGTGGGGGGGCCTTTAAGCCAAGAACTTCGCCATACGCTTTCCAAGGATTAGAAGAAGAAGGCCTGAAATACATTCGTCAGGCTGCTGATGAATTGGGAATGAAGGTTATTACCGAGGTCATGGATGAAGGTCATATCGATATGGTTGCGGAATACAGTGATATTTTACAGATTGGTGCACGAAACATGCAAAACTTTAAGTTATTGGCTTCTGTTGGGAAAACGGGTAAACCAATTGGCTTGAAACGTGGGATTTCCGGCACGATCGATGAATGGTTGAATGCGGCAGAATACATTGCTGTTCAAAACAATAACAACGTCATTTTTATTGAACGTGGGATTCGGACATACGAAACAGCGACTAGAAATACCTTTGATTTAAGTGCCGTTCCATTGATCAAAAAATTGAGTCACTTCCCAATTATTGTCGATCCAAGTCACGGTACAGGAATTTGGGATTTGGTGCCGCCAATGGCTCGTGCCGGTGTTGCAGCTGGCGCAGCTGGCATGATCGTGGAAATCCATCCGGATCCGGCGAATGCTTGGTCTGATGGACCACAGTCACTGAATGAGAAGACATACCTGAAAATGATGAAAGAAGTAGACATCATGGAAAAAGCAATGAAAGAAATCAATGCATTGTAA
- the aroB gene encoding 3-dehydroquinate synthase codes for MLTVQLPNHEYEIIIEKNSLSRLGEWVAKLWKQQKIAVITDETVDSLYGAAVLEQLLAQGFDATKLVVPAGETSKSLENTEKIYEHLAEQQFTRSDGVLALGGGVIGDLAGFAAATYMRGIHFLQVPTTLLAQVDSSIGGKTGVNTKNAKNLVGAFWQPDGVLIDPNTLNTLEPRRVREGIAEIVKSAAIADPILWKTLQGLKDEQELLANAEAIITACLKIKRKVVEEDELDNGIRLILNFGHTIGHAIENTAGYGVVSHGEAVAIGMVQINQIAEQKGLTPADTTRQLKEMLEKFNLPVAYENWNEDLLYQALTHDKKTRGTAIKIILLEEIGKAKIVPTEIEEMRDYLKRS; via the coding sequence ATGCTGACAGTTCAATTACCAAATCACGAATATGAAATCATTATTGAAAAGAATAGTCTTTCTCGACTTGGCGAATGGGTCGCGAAGCTTTGGAAGCAGCAGAAAATTGCGGTGATTACCGATGAGACGGTTGATAGTTTATATGGAGCAGCTGTTTTGGAGCAGCTGCTGGCTCAAGGATTTGATGCAACAAAGCTAGTTGTCCCAGCAGGAGAAACCAGTAAATCATTAGAAAATACAGAAAAAATATACGAACATTTGGCGGAACAGCAATTTACTCGAAGTGATGGAGTTTTAGCCTTAGGCGGTGGAGTCATTGGTGATTTAGCTGGATTTGCAGCGGCAACCTACATGCGAGGCATTCACTTTTTACAGGTTCCTACAACATTGTTGGCGCAAGTGGATAGCAGCATTGGTGGTAAAACTGGTGTGAATACAAAAAATGCGAAGAATCTTGTTGGCGCATTCTGGCAGCCGGATGGTGTATTGATCGATCCTAATACATTGAACACGTTAGAGCCACGACGTGTGAGAGAAGGAATTGCTGAAATTGTCAAATCGGCAGCAATTGCTGATCCTATACTTTGGAAAACGTTACAAGGATTGAAAGACGAGCAGGAGCTACTGGCCAATGCAGAGGCTATCATCACAGCATGCCTGAAAATAAAACGCAAGGTTGTTGAGGAAGATGAGTTGGATAATGGTATTCGACTGATTCTAAATTTCGGGCACACTATTGGTCATGCGATAGAAAATACTGCTGGCTATGGTGTTGTCAGTCATGGTGAGGCTGTTGCGATTGGTATGGTTCAGATCAATCAAATTGCTGAGCAAAAGGGACTGACTCCTGCTGATACAACGAGACAGCTGAAGGAAATGCTGGAAAAATTCAATCTTCCTGTGGCCTATGAAAACTGGAATGAAGACTTGCTTTATCAAGCGTTGACTCATGACAAAAAGACGCGGGGGACAGCAATAAAAATTATTTTACTTGAAGAGATTGGAAAAGCAAAAATTGTGCCAACAGAAATAGAAGAAATGAGAGACTACTTGAAAAGGAGCTAA
- the aroC gene encoding chorismate synthase, translated as MRFITAGESHGPELTAIIEGLPAGLPLSADDINSELSRRQTGYGRGGRMKIETDRVRITSGVRHGKTLGSPVTMIVENNDWKNWQSVMSVEEVSEKEKNIRRVNKPRPGHADLVGGIKYGHEDLRNVLERSSARETTMRVAIGAVAKKLLKELDMEVAGHVVVLGGIQATIPDNLTVSEIREKSEQSEVRVVDPTVEEKIKALIDETKKNGDTIGGVVEVVVGGVPVGLGSYTQWDRKLDAKIAQAVVSINAFKGVEFGIGFEMAHRPGSKVMDEIVWDEQRGYTRTSNNLGGFEGGMTNGMPVIVRGVMKPIPTLYKPLQSVNIDTKEAYKASVERSDSTAVPAASVVCEAVVATEIAQAVLEKFDSDSFDQMKADVQAYRLYTQQF; from the coding sequence ATGAGATTTATTACAGCAGGAGAATCCCACGGACCAGAATTAACGGCGATCATTGAAGGTTTACCGGCCGGACTTCCGTTAAGTGCTGACGATATAAATAGTGAGTTGTCCCGTAGACAAACCGGTTACGGTAGAGGTGGTCGAATGAAAATCGAGACTGACCGAGTAAGGATTACATCAGGCGTTCGCCATGGAAAAACATTAGGCTCACCTGTTACAATGATCGTGGAAAATAATGATTGGAAAAACTGGCAGTCGGTGATGTCTGTTGAGGAAGTTTCAGAAAAAGAGAAAAACATTCGTCGTGTGAACAAGCCAAGACCAGGGCATGCGGATCTGGTTGGCGGAATTAAGTACGGACATGAAGATTTGAGAAATGTTTTGGAGCGTTCATCGGCTAGAGAAACGACTATGCGTGTGGCGATTGGTGCTGTAGCGAAAAAGCTGTTGAAAGAGCTTGATATGGAAGTGGCTGGACATGTGGTTGTATTGGGCGGTATTCAAGCCACAATTCCTGATAATCTGACTGTTAGTGAGATTCGTGAAAAATCAGAACAGTCAGAAGTTCGAGTGGTCGATCCGACTGTCGAGGAAAAAATCAAAGCATTGATTGATGAGACGAAAAAAAATGGTGATACGATTGGCGGCGTAGTGGAGGTTGTTGTCGGTGGCGTACCGGTCGGTTTGGGAAGCTACACACAATGGGACCGCAAGCTAGATGCCAAAATTGCACAAGCAGTTGTTAGTATTAACGCATTTAAGGGCGTGGAATTTGGCATTGGCTTTGAAATGGCCCACAGACCGGGCAGTAAAGTCATGGATGAAATTGTTTGGGATGAACAAAGAGGTTATACACGAACTTCTAATAATCTTGGAGGGTTTGAGGGTGGTATGACCAACGGGATGCCTGTCATTGTTCGTGGGGTGATGAAGCCTATCCCGACATTATACAAACCATTACAAAGTGTAAATATTGATACAAAAGAAGCCTACAAAGCCAGTGTGGAACGTTCAGATAGTACGGCTGTTCCGGCTGCAAGTGTAGTTTGTGAAGCCGTTGTTGCGACAGAAATTGCACAGGCTGTTCTGGAAAAATTTGATAGTGATTCCTTTGATCAGATGAAGGCCGATGTACAGGCTTATCGTCTCTACACTCAACAATTCTAA
- a CDS encoding prephenate dehydrogenase, producing MKKQVLIIGLGLIGSSLALAIKKEHPNVTVAGMDIQEESEVFALKRRIIDARAASFEETAEAADVILLCSPVEVVKQQLAKLSTLSLKEGAIISDVGSTKKEIVETAVDLGMTSFIGGHPMAGSHKSGVTAGDERLFENAYYILTPSPATDLKKMNVLKELLKGTQAKFVTLDPEEHDKITGMLSHLPHVIAAGLVNQSKVFNEAHPRARQLAAGGFRDITRIASSDPEMWTDILLNNKEILLELISGWQTEMNQVSRWLETSNQEAIFQFFYEAKETRNQMPVHKEGAIPAFYDLFVDIPDVPGVIAEVTGILGKKELSLINLKILETREDIFGILQLTFKRKEDLEKAKETLEKETSYLCYEK from the coding sequence ATGAAAAAACAAGTATTGATCATAGGCTTAGGACTAATTGGCAGCTCATTGGCGTTAGCTATCAAAAAAGAACATCCAAATGTAACTGTTGCTGGAATGGACATTCAAGAGGAGTCAGAAGTATTTGCGTTGAAAAGAAGAATTATTGATGCTCGTGCCGCTTCATTCGAAGAGACTGCGGAAGCTGCAGATGTGATTTTACTCTGCTCACCTGTAGAGGTCGTGAAGCAACAGCTAGCAAAGCTCAGCACACTTTCGTTGAAAGAAGGAGCAATCATTAGCGATGTGGGTAGTACAAAAAAAGAAATCGTGGAAACAGCTGTTGACTTAGGCATGACATCGTTCATTGGTGGTCATCCGATGGCTGGTTCACACAAATCTGGCGTGACTGCCGGTGATGAGCGGCTTTTTGAAAATGCCTACTATATTTTGACGCCTAGTCCGGCAACGGATTTGAAAAAGATGAATGTGTTGAAAGAGCTGCTAAAAGGGACGCAAGCGAAATTTGTCACGCTTGATCCGGAAGAACACGACAAAATCACAGGGATGCTGAGTCATTTGCCGCATGTGATTGCTGCCGGCTTGGTGAATCAAAGCAAAGTATTTAACGAGGCCCACCCTCGTGCGAGGCAGTTGGCCGCAGGCGGATTCAGAGACATCACTCGAATTGCTTCCTCTGATCCGGAGATGTGGACAGATATTCTTCTAAATAATAAAGAGATTCTACTTGAATTGATTTCAGGCTGGCAAACAGAGATGAACCAAGTGTCCCGTTGGCTTGAAACAAGCAATCAGGAAGCCATCTTTCAATTTTTCTATGAGGCAAAAGAGACGAGAAATCAGATGCCTGTTCATAAAGAAGGCGCAATTCCTGCTTTTTATGATTTATTTGTAGATATTCCTGATGTGCCTGGTGTGATTGCTGAGGTAACTGGAATACTTGGAAAGAAAGAATTGTCTTTGATTAATTTGAAAATTCTTGAAACACGGGAAGATATTTTTGGTATTTTACAGCTTACCTTCAAACGAAAAGAAGATTTGGAAAAAGCCAAAGAAACCTTAGAAAAAGAAACCAGCTATCTCTGTTACGAAAAATAA